The DNA window ATTCCGAACGGAAAATACCCTGTGTTGTTGCCTTCAGGAGTCTTCGTTGTCCACGCTTCATGCACCTCATCAATCTTGTTATCGGGATCAATCACAGCGTAGAATTCATACGCCCCCTGTGAAAGTGCCGGAACATTATCCCAGTTGAAGCGGACTAATGCCTTGTTGTTCTCCGTACCTTTCGTCCAGCCTCCTATAGTATTACTGCCTGGTACAGGTTCGCCGATTAATACACCATTCTCATCACTTCCGGCCTTCCTGTAGTACAGCTTCATAGGAACAGTGAGACTCTTTGCTCCGTCTGATGGCAGAAAGCTGGCGTTGTAGATTGGAATCTGAATCTCGTAGCTCAGTCCAGGGTAAATGATGTTGTTCGCATAGGAGGCAAGAGTCTTGCTGTAAATTCGGACTCCTCTGAGCTTCATTGCGTTGCGTTCAGTGCGCGGGAGAATCTGCTTTGACTTTCCGATTTCCTGCTTGCCTTCAACAAACACATACCTGTCGGGCATTACCAGCGCAGGGTCAGGCTTCTTCCAGTAAGGAGAGTCAGAACCCCAAAGTTTTGCGGTATTAGGAAGGTCGGTAACAGCAAATCCGGCCGTCATTATCCCGCTTTCATCAACGTAAAAATCAAACTGTGAGCTGAATGTTACATCGCGCCAGTCAAAAGCCTTGCTCGGATCTGGGTAAACTACTTCTATTTCCTCCGTGCTGTCAAACTTCTTGCTGAATGTCTCAGTGTTCGTATTTGGGCGCATGTCTGATGATTTTCCGAGAAGAGTCTTCAGAGTCCCCGCTACTTTTGAGAACTGGCTGTATGATGTTACCTGCCGCGATTTACTCTCGGATTTACCCGTTGAGGTCGTAACACTGGCCTTGTGCTTCTCCTGATTCGTTGAATACGAGATAGGCATCACTTTTGGGATTAGGCTGAATTGCCGCGATGAATATCCCGGAATCGTGCTTAATGTTGTTGGATATGAGAAGAGATTTCCTTCCTCGTGTGCAGGCTGGTAGAGAGGATTCCCCGCGTTAGCTCCCTGCCTCGCGAATGTGGCCTTGCTTGATCCTACAGAAGGCTCGTCCGGCGCAATTATGGTCAGGTATAAATCTCCTGAAGCGGCCTTTGCGCTGCCGTTCTGGAGATCGCCTATTATCCATGATGGCACAGGCTTCTTCAGAGAATAACGCCACACATGAGTCTTCGTTACATAGAAAAGCTGTGAGTCATTCTTGCCGGCCTCGATCGTGTTTGTGTAGCCTAATGACTTGCTCGCGTTGGTGAGTTTGGTCTCAGTAGCCTTGATTTTGTCGGTTAAGTTATCAATAAGCCCGCTGATTTTGTCGCCTGCTGTCTTGCTGCCAGTCAGAAAATTTGCCGCGAGCTTTACTCCGCTTTTAACGCTGTCCATTGTCTCAGAATCAACATCTATACCAAGCGGGCCGAATGCCTCAAGTGTCGATGTCGCCTCAAATTTTGTGTCCTTTGCGTCTGTTGTCTTGCCTGAACGCGAGTATGTCGTCTTCGCTGATGACTCGTAGTTGAAGTTCATCGGCCATGCCTGCGGGTAATTCCAGAACTCAAGCGGTATAGTGTCGAGATGATACGGGGGAGCCTGAATTAGTACGGCTGGTGTCCAGCGGTCAGAGACTACCACGTGCGAAGGCTCGCCGAGTTCAACTCCCTCATGAAGGAAGTCGTCAGCAACAAGCCCCATTCCGCACCCGCCTTTGTTCCTCAGAACGTTAGTGCTGTAATAGCTGATGTTAGAATAACTGCTGTCCTTCGGCCACGTTATAAAGAAATTTCCATCTGCGTTTGTGATGTTGCTCCATTCTTTTGCAGTATCCTGAATAATAACAGCTACCTCATCACACGTGCGGTATTTCCCCATTCTTCCCATAAAAGGCCCGGCAACAACAGAGAATCTTGATGGGAAATATGGATACTTGACTGAGAAATCTGCCGTGTAATGGTCAGGAACTCCTTCGCCAGCGTAAAACAGGCTGAAAAAATAGCCTCTGTTTCTATCAACATGGAACGATGATATATCCGGCCCGCCTAATACAGGCTGTATTGATCCTTTGTTGCAGTACCAGAATGTTATATAGCCCTGAGTATGAAGCGTTTTCTCCGAATGCCCTAAGTAGCCTGAAAAGAGACCCGGACTCCACGAGAAATGGCCAACCCCGACAAAAACAGCAAGCTCCGTTTTTCCGTCCCCGTCAATGTCAGCCGCAACAGGTTTCAGCCATGCTACTGTTTGAGTCTGATAGTAGCCTGATGTGCTGTGATAATTCCAGTCCTTTACCGTTTCTGCGCTCTTGAATGCTCCGTTTGTCCATTTGCAGATTTTTACGGCTGCACTGCCGCGAACCTCATCAGCAGTTACACTCCGACTATCGGCTTTGACGCTGGTCTCACAGGTCTTATACACAACAGCAAGCTCCGTCTGTCCGTCCCCGTCAAAATCTCCGGCGGCAACCTCTGCGACAGGATACGACAATATTCCGTTGATACTGCCATAGTAGAAATTTTTAGCCTTGTAAACAGTTTCGCTCGCGGTTTTTGTGGCCTCAAGTGCTCCGCTGCTGTTCAGGCGTATAGTGTAGACAGTGAGATATACTTCTGATATTGTTGATGTTACTACTGCCACCTGATTAGTTATTCCTTCGCCCGTGAAATCACCGACAGCAATTTGTACCGAAGAATAACCCGTGCCATTGACAATATCGCGTATCTTCAGAGGTGTTGCGCTGAATGTTGCTTTACCTTCGTCATCTTCCGCAAGCCTAAAGAATGAAATGTCCGTTTTGCACTCCGAACTGCTGCCGCCGCTTTCAAAGGTTCTATGCGTTGCAAATTCCGTGTCAACTGCATGAGCCACAACGAAATATTCCTCTTTTGAGCTGTTGCGGTTAACCCTGAGTCCGCTCTTCACGTCAGTAAGATACGACGGGCCGTAAGTGCTGCGTTCAAGTGTCGTCTTGATTACATCGCCTACCTTCGTGAACGTGGGATTAGCCGTGCCTTTCTGCTCAACGAGAAACATACGGGCATTAAAGCTAGGTATCTGCTGGCTGTCTCTTGCTGTGTCGCTGTGAAGGAACAAATATCTTCCTTTGCCGTTAGCTGTGAGGTACTGTGCAGTTACAGGGTGAACACCGGCGTGATTCAGTGCCGTATCTATCCGTATGTCGCTGCCGAATGAGCTTGCCATATTGGAGTATGCGCTGAGTTCCTTTCCATCGTTCTGATAGGAGCTTAAACGCCAGCCTAATTCGCCTTTCGTGCCGCCTATTGTGGGAAGAACAAGGGCTGAATATTTCGGTATGCTAGGTTTTGCGCCGTTTGTTTCCCGCATAATGTCGTGAATATCATCCAAAGCCTTGCCGTTGATGTCAGTCTTCAATGGACTTACTGCTAATGCTTCCAGTGATGACGCTGCCAACAGCATGGCCGATATTGCCGCTATGATACATTTTCTTGTAATGTTCATGTGTTTATAACCTCCGAAAATATGCACACATTATTTCTTGACACAATAAGTGAATCATGTGCCGTTCTTGCGCGCTCAAATCTTCAGAGCTGGCGGAGGTCTTACCCTTTTTACGCGGTCAGTATGTGAATCCTGCTTCGGGGAATAGGAATAGCCTGAGTCCTGAGTCCTGAGTCCTGAGTCAATTAGGAGCATGGTCAAAAGATTTTGTCAAGGATAATTTTTACGATATTGATGATGATTATCTCAGGCAACATTCAGCAACTCCCTCAGTTTTGGCTTGAATATATTTTACACCATATATTTATGACAAAATTAAATCTGAAAGTGTCATAGAAAAATCTCATACATAGTTTACTTGACAGACCCCGAAATCCTCGAATATTTTACCTCATCGGTGCAAATCGGAATGACAGCGACTCCCCGCGAAACGAAGTACATATCGAACATAAATTACTTCGGTGAACCAGTTTACTGTTACAGCCTGAATCAGGGGATCGAGGACGGCTTCTTAGCCCCGTTCCGTGTGATTGAACCGCGCATGAATATATCTGACGGCTGGAGACCTGAGCCGGGACAATGCGATATTTATGGGAATGAGATAGAAGACCGAATCTATAACAACCTCGATTATAATTACAATATAATAATTCAGGACAGGACAAGGGCAGTAGCGGAAAGAGTGACCGAATACTTAAAGCGTAATGGACGAAAGACGCGGACAATAATATTCTGCGCGAATGAAGACGCAGCCGAAAGAATGCGGAAGGAAATGGCGAACTTGAACGCTGATATGATGAGGGAAAATCCCGATTACGCAGTGAGAATAACTAGCTCTGACAATTACGGGAAGAGCAAGCTGGAATATTTCACGTCAGTAGATGCAGAATATCCAGTGATAGCGACCACGTCAGAATTGCTTTCAACAGGAGTTGACACGAAAACAGTCGGACTAATAGTGCTGGACAAAAACATATCATCAATGACGCAGTTCAAGCAGATAATCGGGCGGGGAACGCGAATCAGGGAGGACAAAGGCAAGCTGTCATTCACGGTGATGGATTTTCGGGGAGTCTCGCGTCTGTTTGCAGACCCAGAATGGGATGGCCCAGTAGATATTTCATCAGACTTTGACCCGGAAGCAAAATCGCCCGAAACCCGCAGGACTCAGACTCACAGAGTCAAGCCCGTAGTTGACAGTGATGGTTGTGAAGTAGAAATTGTTTCCGAGACCGTATCAATATATGATATAGTGGGAAAATTATTGCGCCAAGAAAATATTATTGATTACACCCGGCGCAATATTCGCGGAGAATTTGCCGACCTTCAGCAGTTTATATTACGATGGAACAATGTCGCGAAGAAGCAGGAAATCACCGAGTTATTTAAGAATATGGGCATTGACTTTGATGCACTCAAGAAAGAACAGAATATGCAGGATACAGATGACTTTGATTTTATCTGCTATGTAGCGTTCGGTCAGAAGCCATTGACGAGAGCGCAAAGAGCCGAGAAAGTGAAGAGCAGTGATTTTTTCAGTAGGTACAGCGGTTCGGTGCGTGAAATTCTTGAGGCATTGTTAGACAGGTATGTGAATTACGGAGTCACAGATATAGAAAGACGGGGAGTGCTGAAAATGGAGCCGTTCACGAAGTACGGGAAACCCTCTAAAATAGCCTCGTTATCCACGGTGAAACGTTACAGCGAATTGCTAAAGGAACTGGAAAATCTAATATACATGGCAGGCTGATAGAATGGGAAGTCTTAACGGAGTAATCAAGAACATACGGAACTATATGTGAATGGATTCGGGCATAAGCGGAGATGCTCAGAGAATCGAGCAAATATCGTGGCTTTTGTTCCTGAAAATTTATGACGCAAAGGAATCGGACTGGGCATTTGATGATGAGAATTACGAATCAATAATCCCTGAAAAATTCCGCTGGCGAAACTGGGCAAAAGGCGATAAATCTCCGACAGGTGATGAGCTTCTTCATTTTGTCAATGATGAGCTGTTCCCTGCGCTGAAAAATATACCCGTAACAGCGTCAACAGACATACGAAAGTCAATAGTGCGCTCGGTATTTGAGGACACAAACCAGTACATGAAAGACGGAGTACAGCTCTACAAAGTCGTAAAAGAAATTGACGGAATAAATTTCGACAGCTACGAGGAGTCCACGCCTTTACGGAAATCTACGAGATATTTTTACGCGAGCTTCAGAGCGCGGGCAGTGCCGGAGAATTTTACACGCCGCGGGCCGTAACAGACTTCATTGCGGAGAAAATCAACCCTCAAATCGGTGAGTCATGCGCGGATTTTGCCTGCGGTACTGGCGGTTTCATCACAAGCTGGTTAAAAGCGCTCAAGCCGAAAATAGTAACCACATCAGATCAGGACAAATACGACTCATCAGTTCACGGCGTGGAGAAAAAGCAATGCCCCTATATATCTTGTGCGTAACAAATATGTTATTGCACGACATCGACAGCCCCGACATCAGGCACGGAAACTCACTCGGCAATAATATTCTTGACTACACCGACACAGACCGCTTTGACGTTATCATGATGAACCCGCCCTACGGAGGCAGCGAGAAATCAGACATCATGAATCATTTCCCGAAAGACATCAGAAGCTCCGAGACCGCAGACTTGTTCATGGCCTTGATCATGTATCGCCTGAAAGAGGGAGGAAGAGCCGCCGTAATCCTGCCTGACGGATTCCTTTTCGGGACTGACAGCGCAAAGCTCACGATAAAATTGCGACTCCTTCAGAGCTTCAGCCTTCACACGGTTATACGGCTTCCGGCGACAGTTTTCGCGCCCTACACGAGCATAACGACAAACATACTATTTTTTGACCGCATCGGAAAGACCCGCGAGACATGGTTTTAGCGACTCGACATGCCCGAAGGCTACAAGAATTTCAGCAAGACAAGCCCGATAAAGCGCGATCATTTTTCCCCCGTTGATGAATGGTGGCAGGATAGGCGCGAGATTCAGAACGACGGCGGAACGTTCAAGAGCCGGAAATATTCAGCGGACGAAATTGCAGCGGGGAATTACAGCCTTGACCTTTGCGGGTTCCCGAATGACGAGAAAATCATAATGACCCCTGAAGAGACAATACGGAGTTTTATCCGGGAGCGTGAGAGGCTCGGCGGAATTGTTGACGGGAAAATAGCTGAGATAATGAGGCTTCTTGAGGTGAGCGAATGAAGTTAGCGGAGGATTTGCGGAGGTCAGTATTGCAGGCGGCTGTAGAGGGAAAATTGACGGGAGGGAGTCGGGAGGGCTGGCGGTTTGTTCGGCTTGATGAGATTGTAGCGAAAAGAATAAAGCGCGGGAAGTCTCCTAAATATGCGCCACATAGCAACACGCTTGTATTTGCACAGAAATGTAACACTAAGCGGGGAAATATTGATTTGTCGCTTGCGTTGTATCTTGACGAGTCGACAATAGGGAAATACCCTGAGGAAGAATTTATAATTGACGGAGATATAGTCTTGAACTCTACGGGCCGAGGAACATTAGGGCGCGTAGGACAGTACCGAATAACAGACAATCCGCAAAATATTCCGTTAGTCCCGGACTCACACGTTACAATAATTCGTCCCAAGCAAAATATATCAAGCGAGTATATCTGCTATATACTGAAAAACTATCAGCCATACATAGAAACGCTCGGAGAAGGCTCAACGAAGCAAACGGAATTAAGCGCAAAGAAAATCGCAGGACTCATAATCCCCCTTCCGCCAATCGACGAACAACGCCGTATAGTCTCACGCCTTGACGCAATCCTGCACCTTATCGCCGAGCTTGAGTCAGCAGAGAACGAACTCGAAGCCTTAGAGCGGAGATTCCCCGGCGACATGAGAGACTCGCTTCTTCAGGCAGCAATCGAGAGACGACTCACAGGAAGCAATACGGATAACTGGCGGTATGTTCGGCTAGGTGAAATTATCATCAAATACATTGGCGGGGGGACTCCTGATAAAAGCAATCCTGAATATTGGAATGGTAATATCCCCTGGATGTCGGTAAAAGATTTCGCAGGAGTTAAAGACGGATTCATAGAAGACACGATAGACCACATATCAGAACAAGGCCTCGAAAACAGCGCAACAAATCTCATCATGCCGGGAGCGATTATTATGTGTATGCGTATGGGACTGGGAAAATATGCGAGACTGAAGAAACCTACAGCGATAAATCAAGATTTGCGGGCAATATGGCTTTCTGAAGATGTATTAGCGGATTACTTTCTGTACTTCTATTCCACGCTCAAAATAGAAGGCACAGGAACAACGGTTAAAGGCATAAAACGCAATGAGCTTCTCTCATACATAATCCCCCTGTCGCCAATCGACGAACAGCACAAAATCGTAGCGCGTCTGAATGAATTATTGCCGCTGTGTGAGGCTATGAAAGGAGAATAAATGATGCAAATCAACAAAATCAGGCTTGTGAATTTTCGCGGTATGGAAGATTTGACTGTAGAATTTTCTCCCGGTGTAAACGTCATAATTGGCGACAATGGCGCGGGCAAATCATCACTGTTGAGTGGCATATGCGTTGCGCTCGGAGGCTTATTAGGTAATCTTTACATACAAGATATTAACGCTTCCCAACAAATTGAAGATGAAGATATACGTATGACTTCAGTTTTAGTTGGCGATACAACTGAAAACACAGAGAAACATTTTCCTGTAACAGTTGAGGTTGATTTGATGCTCTTTAATGGGCAGCAACGCTATGAAGTTGCAAAAGAAAACATGTTGTCTCCTTCGATTATGAGAGTTCCCTATCTGCAAAATAACATGCGGGAAGCAATAAGTAATCCGGCGATAAAATTACCCTTGTTAAATTATCAGAGTGCTGAGAAAAAATTTGTTCCTAAAACACAAAGCGCAGATGTAATAAAACTTAGAAATCCAGAGCGCAAGGAAGGATATAAAAACGCTTTCTCAGGTACATCGGATTTTCCTGAGATTTTAGACTGGTGTACTCAAATGGACTATTCTGAATATAGACTTAAACATGAAGTAAGAGAATACAGAAATTTTAAGTCTATAATCTCAAAATTCATGAAGGAACTAATAAACTTAAAGACTGCGCCGCGGGTTGATTATGCCGCAGCGATAGGTCAACTTATGTTTTACAATGGCTCAAACGGAGAGGCTATAAATATTTTGAGTGTCGGTTATCAAAACGTTCTCTGCATGATGATGGATCTTGCCCGCAGGACTGTTTTGTTAAATCCCACAATGGACGAATTGGAGACGCTTGAGGGTGTAGTAATCATCGATGAGATAGATATGCACCTTCATCCTAAATGGCAGTGGAAAATACTTGACGCACTCAAAGCGACGTTCCCGAAAGTTCAATTTATTGTGGCAACTCATTCGCCTATGATAATTTCTTCAGCTAAGGACGCAAAACTTATCAAAATGATAAACCCAAACGAAATTGAGTATCTGACAAGCGCATACGGCTATAATATTTCTGATGTAGTTGAACTGCGTCAGGGAAGTACTGAACTTCCGCGACAAGCCAAAGAACTCAAAAACGCACTTGAAAACAGTATAGATGATGGTAATTTTGAAAAAGCAGAACAATTAGTCCGTGAAGCTGTAGAGATTTTCGGGGAAAATTCATCGCCTGCAAGAGAAATGAGAGATTTTCTTGATGTAAACCGTTGGATTGAGGAGGCTGAATAATGATTTTTATTGAGAAGACCCAACCTTCACAAGAAATTACAGACGCATTGAACCAAGCCAAAAGAGATTTCAAAATTCAATCACCCGAAGAAGCTGCGGTTGCGTTTGACAGTTTAACTAAACGAATAAAAGACCTAATCTGGGACAGCCTTATAGAAGAACAGCATGGTCTATGTGCCTATTGCATGAAGCGAATAGAGAAGAGCGACCCTGATAAAATGACAGCTACAACTATAGAACACTATAAGCCTAAGTCCAGATATTTTGACTTAACGTTGGATTATAAAAATATGCTGGCAGTATGTTCAGGCGGAAGGGGAAAAGACAAAGGGAGAAAATGTCTGTGCTGCGATGCCTCGAAAGGAGATAGGGAAATAAAGATAAATCCCTTTAGTCGCAGTGATATGGAAAAAATCAGGTATAGGTCAGATGGAACTATTTTCACTAAGCCTCTGGATAAAGACTTTGAGCGAGATATTAATAAAACATTAAAATTAAACGGTGAAAGAGATAATAACGGTAATATGCTCAACAATACTTCCACAGAATTGGTGAAATGTCGGCGAGAAGCTTATAAGAATCTTTTTCTAGCTTTTGTAAAAGGTCTAAAAAGCAAAAACAAACTCAGTCGCAGAAATATCGAAAAAAGAATCCATGAATTAGAACAAGAAGAACCCTATAGAGAATGCGTGGGGGTAGTTATCTATTTTCTAAAACGAGAACTTACAAGATATGACTAGAGAGCCACTAGAGAAGGAAATCGAGCGACTTGAAAATAAAGCTATATATGATAAGTTTGCAAGAGTCGTAATTTATTTTCTGGAGAAGAAACTAAAATAGGTGTAATAATTCTCAATTTTTTATTTTCGCAAATGTTCCGTGTTATTCTTCTCCAGCTTTGCACGGTATATAGTAGTAATGCTAATGCCAGTAATTCTCTCAACCTGTTTATAAGAGTGTGTCTCTAATAGTTCCAGCGCGTGATCCAGCTGCACAAGGCTAAACTTCTTTGGGCGGCCATCCTTGAAGTCTGCGTTCTGTCTCGCTATTGCTTTGCCCTCTTGCGTCCTCTGCACAATCATGTCATGCTCGAACTCGGAGAAACTCAGCATGATGTTTCGTATCAGTCTGCCCGTGGGCGTGTCGTCGATGAGCCCCATGTTCAGTACCTCTACGATTACGCCACTTTCACCGAGCGTTTCTAGCAACTGTACTCCCTGAATGAGACTGCGAGCAATTCTGTCTAATTTAGTGATAATGAGCTTGTCGCCACCTTCAATGACCTTCAATAGCTTGTCAAGCTGAGGACGGTGTTCCGATTTGCCACTGAAAACATCTTTGAAGATTTTGACAGCCCCAGCCAGTTTTAGCGCACAGACCTGAGCCTCCATAGAATTGCCCTCGCATGCTTGACCCATAGTACTCACTCGCGCGTAACCGTAAACCACGCAAACCAACCTCCTGTGATGAATAAAACTTTTGACAATGCGAACACCGAAATTCTACAACGCCCGGCGCGAATTTTCAAAAGTGGTCAGTTCGGGTGAAATTATCCAGCCCTAAAAAAATTTCAGCGTAAACGTTAGTTTTTTTGCGTGAACGTAGACTTGACTATCTTCCAAAAATCATTTTTCTCTGAAAGAATGATAAAAATTTTGGGAGATGCTCAAGTTGTATGGAAACGATTATTAGAATAAACAGAGTCATAAATAACTTCGTATGGGGTATACCCGGCCTGACGTTATTGGTGGGTACGGGTATTTATCTGACACTTCTGCTGAGGTTGCCCCAGTTGCGATATTTTCGTTCAGCAATGGCAGAGGTATTCAGTTTCAGAAAAGAAAATGAGAATGATAAATCTGTTTCTTCTTTTGCGGCAATGACTACAGCTATAGCCGCGACTGTTGGAACTGGCAACGTAGCAGGTGTAGCGACAGCACTTCACCTTGCTGGGCCTGGTGCGCTGGTATGGATGCTAATATCTGCTTTTTTGGGAATGTGTACCAAGTTTGCTGAAGTAACATTAGCAGTTCATTACAGGCAGAGGGACGCACATGGTGATTGGCGTGGAGGAACAATGTACATTCTTGAGAATGGATTATGTGAACGCGGAGGTATATGGAAGCCAATAGGTAAAATACTTGCGTTTCTGTTCTCACTCTTCACGATTCTAGCTGTTTTAGGCTCTGGAGCGGCAACAGAGGCAAACTCAGTAGCGGAAGCACTGTTCTTAGGCTGGAATGTGGATCATCTTTACAGCGGCATATTAATGGCTGTTTTAGTGGGGCTAGTCATTATAGGCGGTCTCTCCAGTCTTTCACGAGTTACTGTACTAATTGTTCCTTTCATGTCCGTATTTTATATTGTAAGTTCCCTAATTATCCTCGTAAGTCATGCAGAACATATCCCCACTGTTATCGCTGAAGCATTCCGAATGGCTTTCAGCAATCCTGATCCCTCAGTCATAACGGCAGGTCTTGCAGGCTGGGGAGTGAAGGAGGCAGTACAGAGGGGCATTGCGCGCGGAGTATTCTCGAATGAGGCGGGCATGGGTTCAGCTCCAATGGCGCATGTTACGGCAGATGTAGCACATCCAGTTCAGCAGGGGTTCTACGGGATATTCGAGGTATTCTTGGATACTATAGTTATCTGCACCATGACAGCCCTTATAGTTCTTGTTACAGGCACATTGACCGACACACCAGAACTGACTGGCGCACAACTTGCGCTCCGAGCGTTTGAGTTCGCACTAGGGCCTATTGGTAAGTATATTTTTTCCATTGGTTTTCTGTTATTTACTGTTACAACAACGCTGGGGTGGTATTGGTACGCTGAGACGGCAATAACGTATATGTTTGGCGTTAGGGTTAAGACCGTCA is part of the Synergistaceae bacterium genome and encodes:
- a CDS encoding amino acid carrier protein — translated: METIIRINRVINNFVWGIPGLTLLVGTGIYLTLLLRLPQLRYFRSAMAEVFSFRKENENDKSVSSFAAMTTAIAATVGTGNVAGVATALHLAGPGALVWMLISAFLGMCTKFAEVTLAVHYRQRDAHGDWRGGTMYILENGLCERGGIWKPIGKILAFLFSLFTILAVLGSGAATEANSVAEALFLGWNVDHLYSGILMAVLVGLVIIGGLSSLSRVTVLIVPFMSVFYIVSSLIILVSHAEHIPTVIAEAFRMAFSNPDPSVITAGLAGWGVKEAVQRGIARGVFSNEAGMGSAPMAHVTADVAHPVQQGFYGIFEVFLDTIVICTMTALIVLVTGTLTDTPELTGAQLALRAFEFALGPIGKYIFSIGFLLFTVTTTLGWYWYAETAITYMFGVRVKTVMKLLMITMILIGAAGAQFFGLAGNEFLNNLWDISDTLNGLMALPNLIALLLLSFTLRRIVNDYDAKKKRAMAKKSTMSTDMRKLLIVSVCATLLSMGMVYFGGGLRDRVHERDVSLQRVLEAGHIVLGVDSAFPPMSFVSDNGEIVGFDIELMREVSDRLGIELVVRPIEWGNKENELRDGTIDCIGSMSVVSEAAKSINLSESYVKEDLIFVIRSDSKIKWLRDLKGKTIGVQAGSTTQDALNATDIINDVTVVPLADNMLALRQLKEGKIDAALVDSLVAFYFIFSSNERYFVLSDNLGEEELAIGFRKNDRKLRDKVQDVISDMKADGTLGKISQKWFGSDITIVK
- a CDS encoding restriction endonuclease subunit S, which produces MKLAEDLRRSVLQAAVEGKLTGGSREGWRFVRLDEIVAKRIKRGKSPKYAPHSNTLVFAQKCNTKRGNIDLSLALYLDESTIGKYPEEEFIIDGDIVLNSTGRGTLGRVGQYRITDNPQNIPLVPDSHVTIIRPKQNISSEYICYILKNYQPYIETLGEGSTKQTELSAKKIAGLIIPLPPIDEQRRIVSRLDAILHLIAELESAENELEALERRFPGDMRDSLLQAAIERRLTGSNTDNWRYVRLGEIIIKYIGGGTPDKSNPEYWNGNIPWMSVKDFAGVKDGFIEDTIDHISEQGLENSATNLIMPGAIIMCMRMGLGKYARLKKPTAINQDLRAIWLSEDVLADYFLYFYSTLKIEGTGTTVKGIKRNELLSYIIPLSPIDEQHKIVARLNELLPLCEAMKGE
- a CDS encoding recombinase family protein is translated as MVYGYARVSTMGQACEGNSMEAQVCALKLAGAVKIFKDVFSGKSEHRPQLDKLLKVIEGGDKLIITKLDRIARSLIQGVQLLETLGESGVIVEVLNMGLIDDTPTGRLIRNIMLSFSEFEHDMIVQRTQEGKAIARQNADFKDGRPKKFSLVQLDHALELLETHSYKQVERITGISITTIYRAKLEKNNTEHLRK
- a CDS encoding N-6 DNA methylase, with product MYEIFLRELQSAGSAGEFYTPRAVTDFIAEKINPQIGESCADFACGTGGFITSWLKALKPKIVTTSDQDKYDSSVHGVEKKQCPYISCA
- a CDS encoding type I restriction-modification system subunit M N-terminal domain-containing protein; amino-acid sequence: MDSGISGDAQRIEQISWLLFLKIYDAKESDWAFDDENYESIIPEKFRWRNWAKGDKSPTGDELLHFVNDELFPALKNIPVTASTDIRKSIVRSVFEDTNQYMKDGVQLYKVVKEIDGINFDSYEESTPLRKSTRYFYASFRARAVPENFTRRGP
- a CDS encoding N-6 DNA methylase, with protein sequence MPLYILCVTNMLLHDIDSPDIRHGNSLGNNILDYTDTDRFDVIMMNPPYGGSEKSDIMNHFPKDIRSSETADLFMALIMYRLKEGGRAAVILPDGFLFGTDSAKLTIKLRLLQSFSLHTVIRLPATVFAPYTSITTNILFFDRIGKTRETWF
- a CDS encoding AAA family ATPase translates to MQINKIRLVNFRGMEDLTVEFSPGVNVIIGDNGAGKSSLLSGICVALGGLLGNLYIQDINASQQIEDEDIRMTSVLVGDTTENTEKHFPVTVEVDLMLFNGQQRYEVAKENMLSPSIMRVPYLQNNMREAISNPAIKLPLLNYQSAEKKFVPKTQSADVIKLRNPERKEGYKNAFSGTSDFPEILDWCTQMDYSEYRLKHEVREYRNFKSIISKFMKELINLKTAPRVDYAAAIGQLMFYNGSNGEAINILSVGYQNVLCMMMDLARRTVLLNPTMDELETLEGVVIIDEIDMHLHPKWQWKILDALKATFPKVQFIVATHSPMIISSAKDAKLIKMINPNEIEYLTSAYGYNISDVVELRQGSTELPRQAKELKNALENSIDDGNFEKAEQLVREAVEIFGENSSPAREMRDFLDVNRWIEEAE
- a CDS encoding TIGR02646 family protein produces the protein MIFIEKTQPSQEITDALNQAKRDFKIQSPEEAAVAFDSLTKRIKDLIWDSLIEEQHGLCAYCMKRIEKSDPDKMTATTIEHYKPKSRYFDLTLDYKNMLAVCSGGRGKDKGRKCLCCDASKGDREIKINPFSRSDMEKIRYRSDGTIFTKPLDKDFERDINKTLKLNGERDNNGNMLNNTSTELVKCRREAYKNLFLAFVKGLKSKNKLSRRNIEKRIHELEQEEPYRECVGVVIYFLKRELTRYD